From Candidatus Pedobacter colombiensis, one genomic window encodes:
- a CDS encoding prolyl oligopeptidase family serine peptidase, which translates to MKYILIGLLALFSFEWAYAQKPAIDTAGINCWTRVDNPAISNNGKFAVYNIVNQPYKSNTLVVKAVAGGAEQRFIGGESAIFTQDSRKLICKKGDSLLILTLGKFAVETITKVSSFELLLNRKVEQLLYLQTDAEHTLSLRDSQSGKTQKYTGIELYTLSKDRKVLLLKTTDRALKVLELASSKIATYRDVDTYQLSENGQVMLLQRKDALNAGITITRVDRLTGQQQEIWSGESLLKTVMDWTGKQLAFESENQQKQKNIWQYQHGMKKAEILLLSNQLEPDEALVLGYQPKFSEDGRLLFCSIIQKQSSKAADGDCVQVDVWSYTDVLLQSQQLSSLKKKEDEQRTEAMLDIRTKKLNRLINAGEQCFKLPGHFWSVTRSNGGNFGTEYNWNKDAIPEYFVIDTRTGLRKPVPTMPSFYSSPDGHYVLLWGISDGMSFHSYELASGKVVNLTGKLPVPLGDASEDRPANENSRGFQFGLWLTNHTALIYDRYDIWKIDVSGAEAPVSLTHDYGRKNNITFRLASDKKDQKIDLKKPLLLSAFNNATKDNGFYQLNLSKSKDPELLSMGPYVFMAGYAEGSKNNGGMPPLKARDAQVWLVERSSTAAAPNLFITRDFKRFSAISDVHPEQAYNWLSSELINFKTLDGKNEQGVLYRPENFDPEKKYPIIFYYYEKLSGSKNNFWAPGLSQATLNIPWYVSRGYLVFTPDIHYKIGEPMKSAYNRIVGAAKHLMGLPFVEAKRMGLQGHSWGGFETNYVVTHSHLFAAACSGAGEVNFVSGYGGLRAVRTGDKPYAGEGSNQFFYENHQTRMGSSLWERPDQYIENSPVFNADKVTTPLLIMHNKNDGAVNFAQGMEWFTALRRMGKKAWLLQYDGEDHFLSSSEKNILDFTHRMDQFFDHYLKGAPAPIWMTRGISASRKGLDTGYEYDTEIKTPGPGLNTPEDQKKIDEYSKIPFVDKLKRLTEKQ; encoded by the coding sequence ATGAAATATATCTTAATCGGGCTATTGGCTCTGTTCAGTTTTGAATGGGCTTATGCCCAAAAGCCAGCCATTGATACGGCCGGGATTAATTGTTGGACGCGTGTGGATAACCCTGCGATTTCGAACAATGGAAAGTTTGCTGTTTACAATATTGTTAACCAGCCTTACAAGAGTAATACCCTGGTGGTCAAAGCAGTGGCAGGTGGAGCAGAGCAACGGTTCATTGGAGGGGAATCGGCCATATTTACACAGGACAGTAGAAAGCTGATCTGTAAAAAAGGGGATAGTCTGCTGATCTTGACCTTGGGCAAATTTGCGGTAGAGACTATTACTAAAGTCTCGTCCTTTGAATTACTGCTTAACAGAAAAGTCGAACAACTGCTGTACTTGCAAACTGATGCGGAGCATACACTGAGCTTAAGGGATAGCCAAAGCGGTAAAACTCAAAAATATACTGGGATTGAGCTTTATACCCTGAGTAAGGATAGAAAGGTGCTGCTGTTAAAAACGACAGACCGTGCATTAAAGGTCCTGGAGCTGGCGAGCAGTAAAATAGCGACCTATAGAGATGTGGATACCTACCAGCTGAGTGAAAATGGGCAGGTAATGCTACTGCAGCGAAAGGATGCCCTTAATGCTGGGATTACCATAACCCGGGTAGACCGGCTAACAGGACAGCAACAGGAAATATGGAGCGGTGAGAGCCTGTTAAAAACGGTGATGGACTGGACAGGCAAACAGCTGGCCTTTGAATCGGAGAATCAGCAAAAGCAAAAAAATATCTGGCAGTACCAGCATGGTATGAAGAAAGCAGAAATACTCCTCCTGTCAAACCAGCTGGAGCCTGATGAGGCATTAGTACTGGGCTACCAACCTAAATTCAGTGAAGATGGCCGCCTGTTGTTTTGCAGTATTATCCAAAAGCAAAGCAGCAAAGCTGCGGATGGCGACTGCGTGCAGGTAGATGTCTGGAGTTATACAGATGTCTTGTTACAATCCCAGCAACTGAGCTCCCTGAAGAAGAAGGAGGACGAACAACGGACCGAAGCCATGCTGGATATCCGCACCAAAAAGTTAAATCGGCTGATCAATGCAGGGGAACAATGCTTCAAACTTCCAGGTCATTTTTGGTCGGTGACTCGGAGCAATGGAGGTAATTTTGGCACTGAATACAACTGGAACAAAGATGCCATTCCAGAATATTTTGTGATCGATACCAGGACAGGTCTACGCAAGCCTGTACCAACAATGCCCTCATTCTATAGTTCTCCGGATGGTCATTATGTATTGTTGTGGGGTATTTCTGATGGAATGTCTTTCCACAGTTATGAACTAGCCAGCGGCAAAGTGGTCAACCTGACGGGGAAACTTCCTGTCCCATTGGGAGATGCGAGTGAAGACAGGCCAGCTAACGAAAATTCTCGCGGATTTCAGTTTGGCTTATGGTTAACGAACCATACAGCATTGATTTATGACCGCTATGACATCTGGAAAATCGATGTAAGCGGTGCTGAAGCCCCAGTAAGCCTGACCCATGATTATGGCCGAAAAAACAACATCACTTTTCGTTTGGCTAGCGATAAAAAAGATCAAAAAATTGATTTAAAGAAACCTTTGTTATTAAGCGCTTTTAATAATGCAACCAAGGATAACGGCTTTTATCAGCTGAACCTAAGTAAAAGCAAAGATCCAGAACTGTTGAGTATGGGCCCTTATGTATTTATGGCGGGTTATGCCGAAGGATCTAAAAATAATGGGGGTATGCCTCCCTTAAAAGCCCGGGATGCGCAGGTATGGCTGGTGGAAAGAAGTTCGACAGCCGCTGCACCTAATCTTTTCATCACCAGGGATTTTAAGCGGTTTTCTGCGATAAGTGATGTCCATCCGGAGCAGGCTTATAACTGGCTGAGCTCAGAACTGATCAATTTTAAGACCCTGGATGGCAAAAATGAGCAGGGTGTACTGTATAGGCCCGAAAACTTTGATCCGGAAAAGAAATACCCCATCATCTTTTATTATTATGAAAAACTATCTGGCTCAAAGAATAATTTCTGGGCGCCTGGACTTTCCCAAGCAACGCTTAATATACCCTGGTATGTCAGCAGAGGCTACCTGGTATTTACCCCAGATATTCATTATAAGATAGGGGAACCAATGAAAAGCGCTTATAACAGAATTGTTGGTGCAGCAAAACACCTGATGGGGCTTCCTTTTGTGGAGGCAAAGCGCATGGGTTTACAAGGACACAGTTGGGGTGGCTTTGAAACAAATTATGTGGTTACCCATAGTCATTTATTTGCAGCAGCCTGCTCTGGTGCCGGTGAAGTTAATTTTGTCAGTGGTTATGGCGGATTACGAGCTGTCAGAACAGGAGATAAGCCCTATGCAGGAGAAGGAAGTAACCAATTCTTCTATGAGAACCATCAAACCAGAATGGGTTCATCCTTATGGGAGAGGCCAGATCAGTACATCGAAAACTCTCCTGTTTTTAACGCAGATAAGGTGACTACTCCGCTGCTGATTATGCACAATAAAAATGATGGAGCGGTGAATTTTGCGCAGGGTATGGAATGGTTTACAGCCTTGCGCAGAATGGGCAAAAAGGCCTGGCTGTTACAGTATGATGGAGAAGATCATTTTTTATCGAGTAGTGAAAAAAACATACTTGATTTTACCCATCGAATGGACCAGTTTTTTGACCATTACCTGAAAGGTGCTCCAGCACCGATTTGGATGACCCGCGGCATTAGTGCATCCAGGAAAGGGCTGGACACTGGTTACGAGTACGACACAGAGATTAAAACTCCTGGTCCAGGGTTAAACACTCCTGAAGACCAAAAGAAAATTGATGAATACTCCAAAATTCCTTTTGTAGATAAGCTGAAGCGGTTAACGGAGAAACAATGA